The genomic interval CTTTATACAATAGACATTCACAGAGGAGGAGTGTTATAAGAGCATCCATATTGGTATTAATATGTTGTGTTATAATATCTAAATAATATTATAAACCAATGTAGATGAGTGTTATAACacccactacaagaaaataggacttcagaaataaatttttaaaacggaaataaaatctgttttaaattttagtaaattataaACGGATTTGCTACAGAATTATTAATTCGTTCCATTTTTCAACTAAtaacatagaaaaaaaaattttaaaacagaatttaaaataaattaaaaacagaatttataaataaatttttataaacaaaaataaatacggaATAACAGCTAAATGTGATACAAAATATTATTTGTTTATAAatctattaaaaaatattttaaacagaaaaaaatctgtttataatttacataattaaaaaaatattaagtaattttaaaattactttattttaattcattaaaaaccctaaacctttatcTTTCGTTTTCTCACACCGCGTCTATGTTCCACACACGCAGTCTTCTTCTCCGTTCCCAAATCGCGCACGAGGTCTTCTTCTCCAGTCCCAAATTGCGCACGGCTCCAAGGCAGGCATGACTCAAACTTAAGGCACACGCAATCTTCTTCTCCGATCCCAAATCGCGCATGGCTCCAAGGCAGTCGCGAACTTAAGGCGCATGCAATCTTCTTTCCAGGTCCCAAATCGTGCACGGCTCCAAGGCTCTCAAGGATCTTGCTTAAGGCGAACacgatcttcttctccggcgTTCTTTCCACGATCTACCGAACAAGCTCAAGCTCAGGTATGTTTGTTCACTCTGATCTTTATAATCCTTATATTGAGAAAAGGGTGTAACAGACAACTTTGTGTATAAGCTTACTTGTTTGTCGctagcccccagggcgtagcgcagacggtgggcgcatggtatctttggcgtaatggccaggggtcgattctcaggaactgacgacttggggtttaccccgccatgcgcctatgacctgtgtacctgcatgaacctctctCAATATCCGTGGggcgctaaggtagcggatctaccttttttttactTGTTTGTCGCTAACATGAACTCGAAGATAATATAATCAAAATGATGAATGGCTTCTTTTTAGGATTTTCTATCAGTATTTCGTAATGCAACATGTTATAGACAGTTGTCTCCCTTATTCAGTATTTCTTAATGCTAGACTAAACTTTTTTCTAATTGCAACCGTGATAAGATGGGTCTAACGAGTTTAAAGCAAACTTTTTTATTCCATGAAATCTGGGTTGCAGTATAATGCGAAGATGGTTTACTAAAAGTTTTTCTGCTTTGAAGTCACTGTTCTGGATAATACTTGCAGATCTGACCTCTGTAGATGTAGTCTTTATGGAGGAGTGTCCAGGGGCGGATCCAGAGGGGGGGCGGCATCGGCGGTCACCCGCCGGGGCCGTACCGGTAATGGAACCTTTCGTAATATGGGGTTCCACCAGTGGAGATAGGAGATACTGGTCCTTGTTCCACGTAAAAATCGCTCCTCCATGCATGAATTTCTGGATCCGCCACTGGGAGTGTCCAATTCTTTTCGCTTTTACCctgataatttttataaaaggaGGACTGACTTGCACTGCATAGATATAAGTAGCCACCAAAAGGTAATTCTCCAATAAAATTTTTCTCTCAATGTTCATGTAAATTTAACTTCACTTCTTGAGATACTAGGCTTTAGTCTCTGCCAAATCAACTTGAATAGGATAATCTATATCATTTTGGTTGATTGTGATCCCAATACATATAAGAAGAATAGCCTTGCTATCTATACTGAAGTTGGGTTAACAATTGGTTTTTTATCAGAAATGCTCATCTGCGTTTGTCTTTTTCATGATTCATTATGCATCAATTGTTGCTTCAAAGGTCCTGCAGACTTCAAATCTCATGTTATGGGAAATGAACCTTGCTCCTGAACCAAATGATGTTTATTGGTAAAATTTATGGATACCATATCGGTAGCATTGGATTCAAAGAATAGCAACTCTTTTGGCTAGCATTATCTTCATGTTTTTGTTTCTTATCCCAATGACACTCAACTAGAGCAAATGCGACATATGCTATCATTTCTAAAAGGTAATACCTAACAAGTACTCCTTTTCCCATCCTATTTCAAACTAGGTGATTATATCAATCTGAAATATCATTACTTAAACTTTATTTGTTGATATCTTTCACAATTCCCAAATTTTCTAGAAGGTGGATTCACTATAAGATCGACCAAGCATTCATCAATTAAAGTTTGTATTTAGGAATGTATCTAATGGTtcattaatttttctattttcttgtaTTAATTCTTACTGGtttgtttttattatttgttAAACTAATATAAACTATTATAATATGTACATAATAATATAAAGAGAGACAAAATGTTGATGATCAATTTTCCATCCTTCATTCAATCTCAAATCATGGTGTGATGTGATGGGCGACCCATGTAAGGGGAGGGTGTATGGATTTGGACACAATCAACACTTTAAAAGATCATACAATGGAAGTTCCAATGAAAAGTGTTCCAATGAGAAGAACAAAGAATTATCTCAAGAAATTGAAGAAATACGTGCTAGTAGTAAGAGGATGGAGGAAGAAATTATTGAAAGCAAAAATAAAATGGAACTCATTATCAAAGAAAATAGACAGAGAGAAGAACAGCTTATCAACGAAGGTAGGCAACGAGAAGAAAGTCTAAAGGAGATGGTTCATAAAATGATTCAAGAGACGGGATATATAGATCATTTATATCAAAAAGCATTTGGTCCCCGTGAGTGTTATGATAGGtgaaataaagattaaattattttatctttgattaatgGTTAAGTGTATTTAGATGatgtgaatatttatttattttaatattaattgtatgatatttttgcattagaaattaattattttaaatatttttaatttgtttgaaATGTGTGTGTTTAAAGTATTATGTGGGCGAGGAATGTATATTATAAATTtagtgattaattttaaaataaaattatatatagatttataaataaaattattaatgaatttataaacagattaaaatcatatttaatatgttatttgagACAGATTAATGACAGATTCAAAATATAGATTAATGacatattcaaaataaaatttaagacaTAATTTATATACAAATTTATAAAcagaattataaataaatttataaacaaattaaaattatatttgttaaacaaattaaaattatatttgttatATAATTTGAGACAGACTAATGACAGAttcaaaacaaaattagaaacggactttatatttgaaattattttcatttGGGCAAATACAAACAAATTTATAAACAATTTTTCAATCCGtttttgaaattagagacagaatatTTCTGTCTCAAAATTAGCTACGGGACTTTCACTAACGGATTTTTGAAACGGAATATTCCATCTCAAATAATCTTTAGAGACGGAAAAATGACTTTCAGGAACAGAATTTTGTCTTTGAAActctgttttcttgtagtgacccacACATTAACAGCGTTCAATTCTTTGAACACGGTTAATGAACAAATTTtgtatacaaaattcaaaaattaagaaaataaattttagatataaagaataaaaataaataaatggatAGTGGGATTCGTAAATAATCCTATTAATGTTAAAAATGTGAGTGTATATTAATAAAAGGGAGGTGTTAATATAATGATTATATGGTATGCTATTTGAAGAGGTGACATATATTAATGTTCAAAGTAATATGGATGTCCTAAATGATATGCATTTATTGTGGATGTCTTTTTAATGAATAATCACATTTAAAAGCGACAATTGACTTTTAGGTTACTCTTTTTTAATAATACAGTTCTTACGACCCAACTAATTCTAGAGGCCACCGATCTCGTCCACGGAAGTTTTCCATCAGTTCCCAAAGTAAATCATGAAAGCGCTACAGCAAGTCATTGATAGTGGATTCCCGTAGTCTTCGTCGTCCTTATAAGACCGCCCAACGTTGAATCAATACTTTGCTCATGAAAGTAAACTCGTGGGATTTTCTATCCATGGGTTCTTTGGCCCACAATCGTCCAACCCAAATTTTTTCACTAAATTCACCGTCAACACATGTCTCATTAAAGGATTGAATTATGACACTCCCTTTAGTTTCATTAAGCCTTAACCGCTAAGCTATGCTCGTGAGGGCTTAGGTTACTCATTCACGGCATGACAACTTTTTACTTTTGGGTATATTTGTGATCATTAAAGTTTAGGTTATCATATTAAACGAAAATGTCTTTTCATTACTTCTCAAAGGACCTATAAATAGATATCTTTGTAATCTAATGATAGGttaaagacagaaataaaattattctctacttattttttaaaattatttttattttctcgatattttattttccaattatttgattcatttataacttaattaaatggATTAtacatttgaaaaacttaaatgaaATTTGAATTATAAATATACTAATTGTTttcaattatttaaaatataaaatataatatatattttattttgttctttatacattataataaatagataaataattgTTTGATGTGTGAAAacattattaatatatatttaataattatatgTGTCTATGCTTTGTCATTTTTTTTGTTGGATTAAATGGTATTAAtagtatttatttaataattatgtGTGTCCATGTTTTATCATTTTTTGTTGGATTAAATGGTTTATTAAGTTTATAAGCAAATTAGtattaatttatttatgtttattatatatatataattaaataaaaagatttaaacAACTAAATTTATAAGCTAAATATATCAAACTTTTTTTTAAGTAACTCAAATATTTGTtacagtaactcaattaattttagactcgatttatttttattttgcttgattttttttatgaCGGTTTGATTTGGTTTGATTGTCAAGtaaataactttaatttttaaaaaaaattgatagatTAGCTAAAAACCCCTTTTTAGTATTTGCACATGAATCATGTTGCCTTGATGCCTTCCACTAAACTTAAGAAATGTATTCCATAATAAAATACATCtgttataaattaataaaaaatttaaataatatatttgaatTCCACGCTACGAGAAAGAGACCTTCGCCCTAATTTCCTTTCTGACAtctcccctcctcctcctcctctttttCCGCCATTATCGTTCTCAGAAGCTGGTGTTCCGCCTTTAGCTTCCGGTTTTAGCTTTATTTAGTAAaccgaaagaaaagaaaaaggaaagaaaagaaaaaggttgCATGCCGATGCGGGAGAGAGCAGTGTAGTGGTCGATCAAAAGACGCCATGGCATGCGAACTAAAGTCCATCCCTTAGCCATTAAGTTATAGTTTAGACGGTGATCAACAGCTCTACGTCTGCCCTCCTCTTCACAATCTCACGCAACGTTCCCTTCACTTATTGCATGCTGCTCCCACTACCACAGTCCATGGGTAGTTGGGTACTTTAATTTCTTCACAGCgaagattaattttatttaatttactatTTTAATAAGATTATTTCACTGCTTTTTTGGGTTCCAGTAATGGTACAGTGTGCCTTTAAATACCTTCTCTGCTCCTCCCCTCTCTCATTCGGCAAGAGACTCACTCTATTTGCATGTGATTTGAATCTTCGCCTTTGAAATTAAGCTCGAAGGAGAATTAAGAGAGATGGATCCGTCGCTGGCGAAGCGGGTTTCGGACGTGATCCGAGCCGCCTTCTGCATGATCCGCAAGGGCTTCTCCAAGCACTGCAGGCTGATCGTGGAGCTCCACCTCCTGCTCAGGCGCGGCAAGCTCTCCGGGAAAGCCATCGGCAAGTTGTTACTGCACCACCAGCACCACCCGGCCGAAGACGATGCGGCTGGATTTCCGGTGGACCCCGCGCGGCTTTCGTTCTACCGCCGGGAGGACGTGGAGTTCAGCTGCAGCAGCACTCCTTCGCCTGCCGCGGCTGCTTTCTTTCTCTCCAAGCGTCGTCCCGGACAGCGACGGGGGGACTGTGCCGCTGCGGTGCTGGCCAAGGAGTTTGAGGAGCTGATGAGAGCGGCGCCGTCGCCGTCGGCAGAGGCGTCTCTGTTCGGGCAGAGCTCGGCGGGGGAGAGGCTGAGGATAGCGGACTCGCCGTTTCCGGCGACGGATGAAGAAGAGGCGGGCGGCGGGCCAGTGGACTGGGAGGCGGAGGCGTTCATCATGTGGTTCCGTGAGCAGCTGCGCCTCCAGCGGAGCCTGCCGGCTACGCCGGAGTGCCGCGGCAAGGCGCCGGCCTGAGGCGGAAGGATTCGGCGACATATGTATTCGGAATAAATTTAATTAGTGTCCCTAATTGTTATTAGTGGTTAATGAAGGATGAAATAATTAAATTACGGTGGCAGgtgtatgaaaaaaaaaaaaagagagagccGATCTTAGAGCATATGTATAGGATAAATGAGCTTTGGTGTAATTTTGAACTTAAAATAAGTGTGCAAATCAATTGGTTTTAATCAATCAATTGGTTATTTCCATTTTTTTGATGAAGCTTAACCATGAGAAGATTAGCTTAATTCGAAACTTCTATAAATTTAAAGATGTATAGATTTGTGAACATGTTTAATTTCTACCATCATGCGGCGATAAAGGGGACCTATTAAGTACGCGTCAAAGGACGGAGATAGAGGCCAACATTGAGATCAAAGTCAAAGATATCAACGCCAGAGAACCGACGAGCACGCCTTTAAGGGGTCCAAGTCGATCTCTACTGCAATAGCCAATCGGGAATAACGCTCCCGACCGACAATGATTTGGCCAGAGCGGGTCGCTATTGCAATGGTCGATCGGGAATGAGGTGTCCGACAGACCATGATATGGTTCGGGCAAAAGGCTTGTGCAACGAAGATCATTGGACGCTCATCATGGAGCAGAGGAGCGTTAGGGCGACCAGATGTTAACCTGATCAGGTGAACACAAGCTATCACGTTACCCCATGGAAAAGCGGCTCAGCCAGGTTGAGCGGTGGAGTACTCGCGCGGCTATCTCACTCTCGGCCGAGTACAGGGATCACTGACGTATCTCTCAATATCCTTTTAGAAGATAGTACCGCTGACACCAAACATAGTCAACAAGCAGATcgtacggtagaagcttccacTATCTCATCAAAAGTATATATGCCCCATTAGAGTAAGGTGTTAGAGACGCTTTATTGGCATGTCCTTTCATATGACAAGTATGGAAACCTACAGGCGCCTTGGGAAGTGTGCTCCCACGTTCCTACGACTCCATATATCTGGGGGTGCGTGCTCACACATCACCGAGCGAGATAGCTGTTGGGTCGAGTACTCCACCGCTCGGCCTGACTGAGCTGCTTTTCCATGGGTAACGCGACAGCTTGTGTTTGCCCGACTGGGCTAACGCCCCGGTCACCCTAACGCTCCTCTGCTTCATAATGAGCATCCAATGATGTTGACTGCACGAGCCTTTTTCTCGGACCAGGTCATGGCCGGTCAGACGCCTCATTCCCGATCGGCCATTGCAGTAAAGACCTGCTTTGACTAGATCATTGACAGTCGAGAGCCTTATTCCCGATCAGCCATTGCAATAGAGATCGACTCGGGCCCCTTCAGGGTGTGCTCATTGGTTCTCTTACGTTAACCTTCTTTACTTTGACCTCTACGTTGACCTCTATCTCTATCATTTAACCTGCACTTACTATGTCCTCCTTTATCACCACATCATaccataataattttattatatttttctatttaaaTTATAAGATCTTAATGACCCAACTCAATAGAACTTGAGATTATACGAATTGCAAGTTCGTCCCTTATTATCAAAAGGTCGcccttttaaaaatatatatataaaaacactttaatatatttattatttataaaaacacTCGCATTAAAACTTATagcaattttattaaaaaaaaactcaaatttaattaaaattatccaaACTTTGTtacaaataatttaatattttgtagTAGCTAtcaatctatttttaattttatgttacaTTTCAATAGTTTAATTGTGTGAAGTATTAAGTGATAAAAATTCCAGTTTAGGCAATTAATATTATTCATATATCCTGTTTTCATTTAAGATTTAAATTCTTTCCTATTTTATTACCTAGTTTAAACTATGGTTAGAAAAGAATAACTATGGTTAGAAAAAATTAACTATGGTTAGAAGAAGCAGGTGGTCCTTACCACTTTAAACCACTTGCTCGCATACCAAATTCACTAAACCATCTTT from Zingiber officinale cultivar Zhangliang chromosome 6B, Zo_v1.1, whole genome shotgun sequence carries:
- the LOC121991442 gene encoding uncharacterized protein LOC121991442; its protein translation is MDPSLAKRVSDVIRAAFCMIRKGFSKHCRLIVELHLLLRRGKLSGKAIGKLLLHHQHHPAEDDAAGFPVDPARLSFYRREDVEFSCSSTPSPAAAAFFLSKRRPGQRRGDCAAAVLAKEFEELMRAAPSPSAEASLFGQSSAGERLRIADSPFPATDEEEAGGGPVDWEAEAFIMWFREQLRLQRSLPATPECRGKAPA